The Lujinxingia sediminis genome contains a region encoding:
- a CDS encoding SMR family transporter, with translation MPRLYLFAVGLLKTARAAGLKASNGFRRRLPALHTMIAVVGSFGLLSRALHTLLPGTANAARAGIGAAGAAVFRQFIFNKTTSNGRIGFRSAVRLASS, from the coding sequence ATGCCCAGACTCTACCTCTTTGCGGTCGGTCTTCTGAAGACCGCCCGGGCCGCTGGCCTTAAAGCCTCCAACGGCTTCCGTCGCCGGCTCCCCGCGCTACATACGATGATCGCCGTGGTCGGCAGTTTCGGACTGCTTTCACGGGCCCTTCACACGCTTCTCCCGGGCACCGCCAATGCTGCCCGGGCGGGTATCGGTGCGGCGGGAGCCGCGGTCTTCAGGCAGTTCATCTTCAACAAGACAACGAGCAATGGCCGCATAGGCTTCCGGTCAGCGGTGCGCCTGGCCTCTAGCTAA